From Candidatus Manganitrophus morganii, the proteins below share one genomic window:
- a CDS encoding SpoIID/LytB domain-containing protein yields the protein MHSILIALLLFSLPTAAWAGETIRVALLENAAQVLVTSGEGFFVKTASGDLLSKHPITSADLRIQKGITLNRQETGEEALFFSPRRGGKIAINRQLYDGTIQIKKKNGGLLVINEIDIERYLQGVVPAEMPPDWEMEALKVQAVISRTYALYQRESRKGKEYDLVNTILGQVYKGESVEDSRASLAIAQTKGQILSYDGGLALTFFHSTSAGPTEDAAERWNIALPYLKGVSCPLDRDSPYHEWKRTITLDDLEAALGKLGHPVGAIATLTPLQWSRAGRLLTVRILYSGGELIVKAEDLRKALGYKILPSTRFTIESFGRKIQIRGMGYGHGVGLCQWGAKVMAESGLNFDEILLYYYPGVTLQPYEEIK from the coding sequence ATGCATTCGATACTGATCGCCCTCCTTCTCTTTTCCCTCCCGACGGCCGCATGGGCCGGGGAGACGATCCGTGTGGCCCTCCTGGAGAATGCCGCGCAGGTGCTCGTCACCTCCGGTGAAGGTTTTTTCGTCAAGACCGCCTCGGGCGACCTCCTCAGCAAACATCCGATCACCTCCGCCGATCTCCGGATTCAAAAGGGGATTACGCTCAATCGACAGGAAACGGGGGAAGAAGCCCTTTTCTTTTCACCCAGGCGCGGCGGCAAGATCGCGATCAACCGCCAACTCTACGACGGCACAATCCAGATTAAAAAGAAAAACGGCGGCCTCCTCGTCATCAATGAAATCGATATTGAGCGATACCTCCAGGGGGTCGTTCCCGCGGAGATGCCCCCCGACTGGGAGATGGAAGCGCTGAAAGTTCAAGCGGTCATCTCCCGTACCTATGCGCTCTATCAGAGAGAAAGCCGAAAGGGAAAAGAGTACGACCTGGTCAACACCATCCTCGGACAGGTTTACAAAGGAGAGTCGGTCGAAGACAGCCGCGCTTCGCTTGCGATTGCGCAGACCAAAGGACAGATTCTCTCTTACGACGGGGGGCTGGCGTTGACCTTCTTTCACTCCACCTCCGCCGGTCCGACCGAAGATGCCGCCGAGCGCTGGAACATCGCCCTTCCCTATCTGAAAGGGGTGAGCTGTCCGCTCGATCGAGATTCCCCCTATCACGAATGGAAACGGACGATCACCCTCGATGATCTGGAGGCGGCCTTGGGAAAGCTCGGTCATCCGGTCGGCGCCATCGCCACGCTGACCCCCCTGCAATGGAGCCGGGCCGGACGGCTGCTGACCGTTCGGATTCTCTACTCGGGCGGGGAGTTGATCGTGAAGGCCGAAGACCTCCGAAAAGCCCTCGGCTACAAGATCCTTCCGAGCACCCGGTTCACCATCGAAAGTTTTGGAAGAAAAATTCAGATCCGGGGGATGGGCTACGGACACGGCGTCGGGCTTTGCCAATGGGGGGCGAAGGTGATGGCCGAAAGCGGGTTGAATTTTGATGAGATTCTGTTATATTACTACCCAGGCGTTACGCTGCAACCGTACGAGGAAATAAAATAA
- the queA gene encoding tRNA preQ1(34) S-adenosylmethionine ribosyltransferase-isomerase QueA, with the protein MAASPAAERDQSRLLVYHRKRETIEHRRFSSLPEYLHSSDLLVLNDTRVFPARLRAKKKSGGLIEMLLLRPLEEETWEVMIKGKITPPAELLLEEGAVAHIIRTIDGGHKEIRFALPEGTPDLDTFLERWGEVPLPPYIVKKRAGRSDPADRERYQTVYAKVSGSAAAPTAGLHFTKALLDEIQRKGIRVATVTLHVGVGTFQPMREEKIADHPMHREWFHIPSETAEAVETTRRNGGRVIAVGTTATRALESASRSDGTVQSGPGETELFITPGYPFKVVDGLITNFHLPKSTLLVLVSAFAGGEAIRTVYQEAIRERYRFYSYGDATLIL; encoded by the coding sequence ATCGCAGCGTCGCCCGCGGCCGAGCGGGATCAATCGCGGCTCCTTGTCTACCATCGAAAAAGAGAAACGATCGAACATCGGCGCTTCTCGTCGCTTCCCGAATATCTGCACTCTTCGGACCTTCTCGTCCTCAACGACACCCGGGTTTTCCCGGCGCGCCTTCGCGCGAAGAAAAAGTCGGGGGGACTTATCGAAATGCTCCTCCTCCGCCCCTTGGAGGAAGAGACCTGGGAGGTAATGATCAAAGGGAAAATCACCCCCCCGGCTGAGCTTCTCCTCGAAGAGGGAGCTGTTGCGCACATCATTCGGACGATCGACGGAGGCCATAAGGAGATCCGCTTCGCACTGCCGGAGGGAACCCCTGATCTTGATACCTTTCTGGAGCGCTGGGGCGAGGTTCCACTTCCGCCCTACATCGTGAAGAAGCGCGCGGGCCGGAGCGACCCGGCCGACCGGGAGCGCTATCAGACGGTCTACGCCAAGGTTTCCGGATCCGCCGCGGCCCCGACCGCCGGGCTTCATTTCACCAAGGCGTTATTAGATGAGATCCAACGAAAAGGAATACGAGTTGCCACGGTGACCCTTCACGTCGGCGTCGGCACCTTTCAACCGATGCGGGAAGAAAAAATCGCCGATCACCCGATGCATCGGGAGTGGTTTCATATCCCTTCTGAAACAGCGGAGGCGGTGGAGACGACGCGACGGAACGGGGGAAGGGTGATTGCGGTCGGCACGACAGCGACCCGCGCATTGGAGAGCGCCTCCCGGTCCGACGGAACCGTTCAATCCGGGCCCGGGGAGACCGAGCTCTTCATCACGCCGGGGTATCCTTTCAAAGTGGTGGACGGTTTGATCACCAATTTTCATCTTCCGAAATCGACCCTCTTGGTTTTGGTTTCCGCCTTTGCCGGAGGCGAGGCGATCCGGACCGTCTACCAAGAGGCGATCCGGGAGCGCTACCGCTTTTACAGCTACGGCGATGCAACGCTGATTTTGTAA
- a CDS encoding SPOR domain-containing protein yields the protein MRDLKDLKREDEGMGPKKKPPYFMIGLLGVLVFLTLVFVFRTKEESPEPPPSPPVSQLTPDQSPAASTELSEKEEPVVQDPALKAGEMRFDSKPEPFPASPPPPKRDLSAQAPGNPIPKEDLTFFDTLKDKEKKNVALQPKKETKPAAQKTKRPPEKKSDPKKVSVPPPTSGPSGAYTIQVASFADQKGAETLSQKLKKKGYDAYVAAGEVPEKGTRYRVRIGHYPSRAEAQKAAEGIQEAEKLSFLITTDSGK from the coding sequence ATGCGTGACTTGAAGGATTTGAAGCGAGAAGACGAAGGAATGGGCCCGAAGAAGAAGCCCCCCTATTTTATGATCGGCCTGCTGGGGGTTTTGGTTTTTCTCACGCTCGTTTTTGTCTTCCGAACAAAAGAGGAAAGCCCGGAGCCCCCCCCCTCCCCACCGGTGAGCCAGCTGACACCCGATCAAAGCCCGGCCGCTTCGACGGAGCTTTCGGAGAAGGAAGAGCCGGTGGTTCAAGATCCTGCGCTGAAGGCGGGAGAGATGCGGTTTGATTCAAAGCCGGAACCCTTCCCAGCATCACCACCTCCTCCCAAGAGAGATCTGTCCGCTCAGGCCCCCGGCAATCCGATCCCAAAAGAGGATTTGACCTTCTTCGATACCTTGAAGGACAAAGAAAAGAAAAACGTCGCGCTGCAGCCGAAGAAAGAGACCAAGCCGGCAGCCCAAAAAACAAAGCGGCCGCCGGAAAAAAAGAGCGACCCCAAGAAGGTTTCCGTCCCGCCGCCGACCTCCGGACCCTCCGGCGCCTACACGATCCAGGTGGCTTCCTTTGCAGACCAGAAAGGGGCGGAGACCCTTTCCCAAAAGTTGAAGAAAAAAGGGTATGATGCCTATGTCGCGGCCGGCGAGGTCCCGGAGAAGGGGACCCGGTATCGGGTTCGGATCGGCCATTATCCAAGTCGCGCGGAGGCGCAGAAAGCGGCGGAGGGGATTCAGGAGGCGGAGAAACTGAGTTTCTTAATTACAACCGATTCGGGAAAGTAG
- a CDS encoding ATP-dependent DNA helicase, protein MARNKIKDTGSSDSCQKLFLPGGLLSTLLNRYEYREGQMRMASAVAEALEGQSTLLVEAPTGTGKTWAYLIPAALSGKRVVISTGTKTLQDQLYQKDLPLLAQSLPRRFTYSMMKGKANYLCLHRFGQFLEQPTFPDLEVGSDFEQLHRWSMETATGDRAELTALPEGSPLWPEVSVKGEACLGSGCPDYDRCYITRMKQSAAASDLIVVNHHLFFADLALKDFSFGEVLPRYDAVIFDEAHLLEEVATQYFGVSISSYRVEDFLRDTEREVRFSQPQEKGYLDQCARILAKSNRFFQFFRRGEERYRLTRAFFSREAVTAGHDLLQSLDLLRQQIHAAQVKSNGFSHLAERIELFSADLQLFLTANESTPFVFWGESRRLGVFLHASPLDVSALLRQKLFEQEIPIVLTSATLSSGMQSRGVLQYAPTATGAFDFMKERLGIEQADEAVLPSPFDYEKQALLYLPSHLPSPTSPPFVPAIAEEIVRILAASEGRAFLLFTSWKNLEEVYRLIAPRVPYLLLKQGDQPKHALIETFRNEVSSVLLGTTSFWQGVDVQGEALSCVIIDKLPFASPSDPLIAARIESLIDQGKDPFMTFQLPSAILSLRQGIGRLIRNREDRGLLAILDHRVTRKEYGRHFLASLPPSPRTDRFEAVQRFFSAGSPEQQEDRITNAPRQT, encoded by the coding sequence TTGGCGAGGAATAAGATAAAAGATACCGGATCATCCGATTCCTGTCAAAAGCTCTTCCTTCCCGGCGGGCTCCTCTCCACCCTTTTAAATCGTTACGAATACCGCGAAGGGCAAATGCGGATGGCTTCCGCGGTTGCCGAGGCGCTGGAGGGGCAGAGCACCCTTTTGGTGGAGGCCCCCACCGGGACCGGAAAAACCTGGGCCTACCTGATTCCGGCCGCCCTCAGCGGAAAACGGGTCGTGATTTCCACCGGGACCAAAACCCTTCAGGACCAGCTCTACCAAAAAGATCTCCCGCTCCTGGCGCAATCGCTCCCGCGCCGCTTCACCTACAGCATGATGAAGGGAAAGGCGAACTACCTCTGCCTTCACCGGTTCGGACAATTTCTGGAGCAGCCGACCTTTCCCGACCTGGAAGTCGGATCAGATTTTGAACAGCTCCACCGCTGGTCGATGGAGACCGCCACCGGCGATCGGGCCGAATTGACGGCGCTCCCGGAGGGGTCGCCCCTCTGGCCGGAAGTTTCCGTGAAGGGGGAGGCCTGCCTCGGGAGCGGATGTCCCGACTACGACCGCTGCTACATCACCCGGATGAAGCAATCGGCCGCCGCATCCGACCTGATTGTCGTGAACCACCATCTTTTCTTCGCCGACCTGGCGCTGAAAGATTTTTCCTTCGGGGAGGTCCTTCCCCGTTACGACGCCGTGATCTTCGACGAAGCGCATCTGCTGGAAGAGGTCGCCACCCAATACTTCGGTGTTTCGATCAGCAGCTACCGGGTGGAAGATTTCCTCCGCGACACCGAGCGGGAGGTCCGCTTCTCCCAACCGCAGGAGAAAGGGTATCTCGACCAGTGCGCGCGGATCTTGGCGAAGTCGAACCGTTTCTTTCAATTTTTCAGGAGAGGGGAAGAGCGATACCGTCTGACACGCGCATTTTTCTCGCGGGAAGCGGTCACCGCCGGGCACGATCTTCTCCAATCGCTCGACCTGCTTCGCCAGCAGATCCACGCCGCGCAGGTAAAAAGCAACGGTTTCTCTCATCTTGCGGAGCGGATCGAATTGTTCTCGGCCGACTTGCAGCTCTTTCTGACGGCGAATGAGTCGACCCCGTTCGTCTTCTGGGGAGAAAGCCGAAGGCTGGGGGTCTTTCTTCATGCGTCGCCGCTCGACGTCTCGGCCCTCCTCCGCCAAAAGCTTTTTGAGCAGGAGATCCCGATCGTCCTCACCTCCGCGACCCTCTCTTCCGGTATGCAAAGCCGGGGCGTATTGCAATACGCCCCTACGGCGACGGGGGCTTTCGATTTTATGAAAGAGCGTCTAGGGATCGAGCAGGCCGACGAGGCGGTTCTTCCCTCCCCCTTTGACTACGAAAAACAAGCGCTCCTTTATCTTCCGAGCCATCTTCCGAGCCCGACGAGCCCCCCGTTTGTTCCGGCGATCGCGGAGGAAATCGTCCGAATCCTGGCCGCCAGTGAAGGGAGAGCCTTTCTCCTCTTCACCAGCTGGAAAAATCTGGAAGAGGTCTATCGATTGATCGCCCCCCGGGTTCCCTATCTCCTCCTCAAGCAGGGAGACCAGCCGAAGCATGCGCTGATCGAAACGTTCCGGAACGAGGTCTCCTCGGTTCTCCTCGGAACGACCAGCTTCTGGCAGGGGGTCGATGTTCAAGGGGAAGCGCTCTCCTGCGTCATCATCGACAAACTCCCTTTTGCCTCTCCTTCCGACCCCCTCATCGCCGCCCGGATCGAATCGCTGATCGATCAAGGGAAAGATCCCTTCATGACGTTTCAATTGCCCTCCGCGATCCTCTCCCTTCGACAGGGGATTGGAAGACTGATCCGGAATCGGGAGGACCGGGGGCTTCTCGCTATTCTCGATCACCGTGTGACGAGAAAAGAATACGGCCGGCATTTTCTCGCGAGCCTTCCTCCCTCTCCCCGGACCGATCGGTTCGAAGCGGTTCAGCGTTTTTTCTCCGCAGGATCGCCGGAGCAGCAAGAGGATCGCATCACAAACGCCCCCCGGCAAACTTGA
- a CDS encoding isoaspartyl peptidase/L-asparaginase family protein, giving the protein MKKKTRATVLLIHGGCGSTPPTAAQMKTIETALDRGERLLQKGASALDAVEAAVVVLEKSGRFNAGKGSKRQMDGVIRTDASVMNGRDLSAGAVAAMEGILTPIRAARLVMERTPHLLLVGKSAEGLARLFRLPLLSPSLAAPNPPSEELSFGKWEALFRNLQDAMKNEKGKRGTVGAVARDTEGNVAAGTSTGGIRLMLPGRVGDSPLIGAGTYADNRSGAVSMTGLGEAIIRAGLAKEITLEMEGGVEAEEAGRRALIRMRRRIGGEAGAIILSADGGFALLHTTDYMPGGYRAGRRRKVGGQFQKVMED; this is encoded by the coding sequence ATGAAGAAGAAAACACGCGCAACGGTTCTGCTGATCCACGGCGGCTGCGGGTCGACCCCGCCGACCGCCGCGCAGATGAAAACGATCGAAACGGCCCTCGACCGGGGGGAGCGCCTGCTGCAGAAGGGGGCCTCCGCCCTCGATGCGGTCGAGGCGGCTGTGGTCGTTTTGGAGAAGAGCGGCCGGTTCAATGCCGGGAAGGGATCGAAACGGCAGATGGACGGGGTCATCCGGACCGACGCCTCGGTCATGAACGGGCGGGACCTCTCCGCCGGGGCGGTCGCCGCGATGGAGGGGATTCTCACCCCCATTCGCGCCGCGCGCCTTGTCATGGAGCGGACGCCGCATCTTCTCCTGGTCGGAAAATCGGCGGAGGGATTGGCCCGTCTTTTCCGTCTCCCCCTTCTTTCCCCTTCGCTCGCCGCTCCGAACCCCCCTTCCGAGGAGCTCTCTTTCGGGAAGTGGGAAGCGCTTTTCCGGAACCTACAAGACGCGATGAAAAACGAAAAGGGAAAGCGCGGAACTGTCGGGGCGGTGGCGCGCGACACAGAGGGGAATGTCGCGGCGGGGACCTCGACCGGAGGAATCCGCCTGATGCTCCCGGGACGGGTCGGCGACAGCCCCTTGATCGGGGCCGGAACGTACGCCGACAATCGTTCCGGCGCCGTTTCGATGACCGGCCTCGGCGAGGCGATCATCCGGGCGGGGCTTGCGAAGGAGATCACGTTGGAGATGGAGGGGGGCGTTGAGGCGGAAGAGGCCGGGAGACGCGCTTTGATCCGGATGCGCCGCCGGATCGGCGGGGAGGCCGGCGCGATCATCCTCTCGGCCGACGGCGGCTTCGCCCTGCTTCACACGACCGACTATATGCCCGGGGGATACCGGGCCGGGCGACGCCGCAAGGTTGGCGGTCAATTTCAAAAGGTCATGGAGGATTGA
- a CDS encoding YbgC/FadM family acyl-CoA thioesterase: protein MQIRVYYEDTDAGGVVYYANYLKYFERGRTEYFRERGLEVAAYAAAGVLFVVAHAEIDYRLAARYNDLLDMETEVVDFSRASLTFSHVIRLHDTDKVVAEGWVRLVCVDERFKPKRLPEEIIKIVTKIC from the coding sequence ATGCAGATTCGTGTTTATTATGAGGATACCGACGCGGGCGGGGTGGTTTACTACGCCAATTACTTGAAATATTTTGAGCGGGGGCGGACCGAATATTTTCGGGAACGGGGGTTGGAAGTGGCTGCTTATGCCGCGGCCGGGGTTCTCTTCGTGGTCGCCCACGCCGAAATCGACTATCGCCTGGCGGCGCGCTACAACGACCTGCTCGACATGGAGACTGAGGTCGTCGACTTCAGCCGCGCCAGCCTCACCTTCTCCCACGTCATCCGGCTGCACGACACCGATAAGGTGGTCGCGGAGGGATGGGTCCGGCTCGTCTGCGTCGACGAGCGCTTCAAGCCGAAACGCCTTCCGGAAGAGATCATAAAGATCGTGACGAAGATCTGCTAA
- a CDS encoding ATP-dependent Clp protease adaptor ClpS yields MVVSTAPSVLPELSEETRSEIEEIPPYKVILLDDNVTTMEFVIRILIQIFGKDPDTAQAIMWQVHTEGAAHVATLSKEQAELKQEQVHNAARAEGFPFRCVIEPA; encoded by the coding sequence ATGGTAGTGAGCACGGCCCCGTCCGTCCTTCCGGAGCTTTCAGAAGAAACCCGCTCAGAGATCGAAGAGATCCCCCCGTACAAGGTCATCCTGCTGGACGACAACGTCACGACGATGGAGTTTGTCATCCGGATCTTAATTCAAATTTTTGGAAAAGATCCCGACACCGCTCAAGCGATAATGTGGCAGGTTCATACAGAAGGAGCCGCCCATGTCGCGACCCTCTCCAAGGAGCAGGCGGAGCTGAAGCAGGAGCAGGTCCACAATGCGGCGCGGGCGGAGGGCTTTCCGTTTCGCTGTGTCATTGAGCCGGCGTAA
- a CDS encoding tetratricopeptide repeat protein, which translates to MDDFEKIYEQARAAFDEGKIIEAERLFLKLLQNHPQGYADIYNKLGIITFQKGNAEMAVVYFKKALQINPRYTEASLNLTIALNDLGRYDEAGETFSKAARVVRSEVKSIDPFIQGKLANEHAKLADQYFEIGLYDGALEEYRRALSIRPKFVDVVTKVGITLREKGMFDDAIETFQQAKEIHPKYIPAIIHLGVTYYMKGFVDLALAEWEEAQRINPEGKEAQVYLAMVKKEIIEG; encoded by the coding sequence ATGGACGATTTCGAAAAAATCTACGAGCAGGCCCGCGCCGCCTTCGACGAGGGAAAGATCATCGAGGCAGAGCGGCTCTTTCTCAAGCTCCTCCAGAATCATCCGCAAGGATATGCCGATATTTATAATAAGCTCGGCATCATCACCTTTCAGAAAGGAAATGCGGAGATGGCGGTGGTTTACTTCAAAAAAGCGCTTCAGATCAATCCCCGCTATACGGAGGCCTCCCTCAACCTGACGATCGCCCTCAACGACCTCGGCCGATACGACGAGGCGGGCGAGACCTTTTCCAAAGCGGCGCGGGTCGTCCGGTCCGAGGTGAAATCGATCGATCCCTTTATCCAGGGAAAGCTCGCCAACGAACATGCGAAGCTCGCCGATCAGTATTTTGAGATCGGCCTCTATGACGGCGCGCTGGAAGAGTACCGGAGGGCTCTCTCCATCCGGCCGAAGTTCGTCGACGTGGTCACCAAAGTTGGAATTACCCTGCGGGAAAAGGGAATGTTCGATGATGCCATCGAGACCTTTCAGCAGGCCAAAGAGATTCATCCGAAGTACATTCCCGCCATCATCCATCTCGGTGTCACCTATTATATGAAGGGGTTTGTCGATCTGGCCCTCGCCGAATGGGAAGAAGCCCAGCGGATCAACCCCGAGGGGAAAGAGGCGCAGGTTTATCTCGCGATGGTGAAGAAAGAGATCATCGAGGGGTGA
- a CDS encoding CbbQ/NirQ/NorQ/GpvN family protein, producing the protein MQHPSIMEPFYLSKEPYYQPVGTEAVLFKAAYESKRPVLIKGPTGCGKSRFVAYMAYHLKRPLITVACHEDLTASDLVGRYLLQGDETVWADGPLALAVKHGAICYLDEIVEARKDTTVVIHPLTDDRRILPIEKKGEIVPASDDFMLVISYNPGYQSVLKDLKQSTRQRFIALEFNYPPRATEIQIVAREAAISEEVARRLVGIGEKVRNLKNHGLEEGVSTRLLIYAGQLIGKGIPPHRACEAAIADAMTDDAEMHRTLMEIVRSFFE; encoded by the coding sequence ATGCAACACCCATCGATCATGGAGCCGTTTTATCTCTCCAAGGAGCCGTATTATCAACCGGTCGGCACGGAGGCCGTTCTTTTTAAAGCGGCCTATGAGTCGAAGCGGCCGGTGCTGATCAAGGGGCCGACCGGCTGCGGGAAGAGCCGGTTCGTCGCCTACATGGCCTACCATCTCAAGCGCCCGTTGATCACGGTCGCCTGCCATGAGGATCTGACCGCCTCCGATCTGGTCGGGCGGTATCTGCTCCAGGGGGACGAGACGGTCTGGGCCGATGGCCCGCTGGCGCTGGCGGTGAAACATGGGGCGATCTGTTATCTGGATGAGATCGTCGAAGCCCGCAAAGATACCACCGTCGTCATCCACCCGCTGACCGACGATCGCCGGATCCTCCCGATCGAGAAAAAAGGGGAGATCGTCCCCGCGTCGGACGATTTTATGCTCGTGATCTCCTACAACCCCGGCTATCAGAGTGTTTTGAAAGACCTCAAGCAGAGCACCCGCCAGCGGTTCATCGCATTGGAATTCAACTATCCCCCGCGCGCAACGGAGATCCAGATCGTCGCCCGGGAAGCGGCGATTTCGGAAGAGGTCGCGAGGCGATTGGTCGGGATCGGCGAGAAGGTCCGGAATCTTAAAAACCACGGCCTGGAAGAAGGGGTCAGCACCCGCCTTTTGATTTATGCGGGCCAGTTGATCGGGAAGGGAATTCCGCCGCATCGGGCCTGCGAGGCGGCGATCGCCGACGCCATGACCGACGATGCCGAGATGCACAGAACCCTCATGGAAATTGTCCGCAGTTTCTTCGAATGA